A genome region from Ignavibacteriota bacterium includes the following:
- a CDS encoding response regulator, translating into MSTSISYESILESISGGFFAMDAEYRITYWNKASEAGTGMASADVLGKSVFDVFPNAREAAIGEKYRLAMETRTFQSIDSAYRDERFEKWYDIRIYPAENGLSVFFQDVTEHKQEQMQKEVLVEISKAVNTASSVDDLSQRCANVLAVMEGIPSHLVCVYLYDARANELRLVAPASLDIDFPVELVHQRVHAGATTLAARSAYTREPVVTGALAEGTLGRLLDGTVDDLQLRSVVAIPLLVQQEVHGVIELMTIKDPSYIEERLAILTVIANDLAVGLSRRKLIDDLRMKNLELEAQTEKTVEASDTLKKFLAMFSHELRSPLNSIIGFSELLTSDLHDLPPETMREFMKNIQVSGRHLQQILNDILDLSKIEAGQLELHVATYPTPYFEEAVQRVLAGPIAAKRIRLTWAPDPELDELVVDQTRFKQILINLVSNAVKFSRDGGVVEVTSRRVGNDMVFSVRDEGRGIRPEEIAGLFRPFRRAESGKSQNREGVGLGLAITRKLVELHGGTIWIESEWEKGTTVSFRIPLIVDATSERIMQAGMLLDALKRENWRKEGGEKPLALIVEDSLQAGELLKVYIESAGYRAEIARNGADAIDMAKRLHPNVITLDLVLPGKDGWTVMKELKKHPLCKHIPVIIVSIIDEKSLGFSLGAAEYFVKPVNREELVQAMDRVHVLPGRDTKRPTVLVVDDDKSAADLVQVILENEGYRVLKANDGADGVAMAIHERPDVVMLDLLMPGMSGFAVAQQLRQVPATRNIPIIVLTSMDVDEEMQQQLGSSVSGLMSKGAFTKKDLLREITNVENARWP; encoded by the coding sequence ATGTCCACATCGATCTCCTACGAAAGCATTCTCGAAAGCATCAGTGGCGGTTTTTTCGCCATGGATGCCGAATACCGCATTACGTACTGGAATAAGGCGTCGGAAGCGGGGACGGGAATGGCGTCAGCGGATGTGCTGGGGAAGAGCGTTTTTGATGTGTTTCCGAACGCGCGCGAAGCTGCCATCGGCGAGAAATATCGCCTCGCAATGGAGACGCGTACGTTCCAGTCGATCGACTCCGCCTACCGCGATGAGCGGTTCGAAAAGTGGTACGACATCCGCATCTATCCGGCGGAGAACGGCCTGTCGGTCTTCTTCCAGGATGTGACCGAGCACAAACAGGAGCAGATGCAGAAGGAGGTGCTTGTCGAGATCTCCAAGGCCGTGAACACGGCGAGCTCCGTGGACGATCTGAGTCAGCGCTGCGCGAACGTCCTCGCGGTGATGGAGGGGATCCCCTCGCATCTTGTGTGTGTGTACCTGTACGATGCCCGCGCGAATGAACTCCGCCTCGTTGCTCCCGCGTCCCTCGACATCGACTTCCCCGTGGAGCTCGTCCATCAGCGCGTGCACGCAGGTGCAACGACCCTTGCCGCGCGTTCCGCGTACACCAGGGAGCCTGTGGTCACGGGTGCGCTCGCCGAAGGCACGCTCGGCCGGCTCCTGGACGGTACGGTGGATGATCTCCAGCTCCGCTCCGTCGTCGCGATCCCCCTGCTCGTGCAGCAGGAGGTCCATGGCGTCATCGAGCTCATGACCATCAAGGACCCCTCGTACATCGAGGAACGGCTGGCGATCCTCACCGTGATCGCGAACGACCTGGCCGTGGGCCTCAGCCGGCGCAAATTGATCGATGACCTGCGCATGAAGAACCTCGAGCTCGAAGCGCAGACCGAGAAGACCGTTGAAGCGAGCGACACCCTCAAGAAATTCCTTGCGATGTTCAGCCACGAACTCCGCTCACCGCTCAATTCGATCATCGGTTTCTCCGAGCTTCTGACGTCGGACCTGCACGATCTGCCGCCCGAGACGATGCGCGAGTTCATGAAGAACATTCAGGTGAGTGGCAGGCATCTCCAGCAGATCCTCAACGACATCCTGGATCTTTCCAAGATCGAAGCCGGGCAGCTCGAGTTGCATGTGGCGACCTATCCCACGCCGTACTTTGAAGAGGCGGTGCAGCGCGTCCTTGCAGGGCCGATCGCCGCGAAGCGCATACGTTTGACGTGGGCGCCGGACCCGGAGCTCGACGAACTCGTGGTGGACCAGACGCGCTTCAAGCAGATCCTGATCAACCTCGTGTCCAATGCCGTGAAATTCAGCCGCGACGGCGGTGTGGTGGAGGTCACGTCCAGGCGTGTGGGCAACGACATGGTGTTCAGTGTCAGGGACGAGGGCCGTGGCATCCGTCCGGAAGAGATCGCCGGACTGTTCCGTCCGTTCCGCCGCGCCGAAAGTGGCAAGTCACAGAACCGCGAAGGGGTCGGGCTCGGTCTGGCGATCACGCGGAAACTCGTTGAGCTCCACGGCGGCACCATCTGGATCGAGAGTGAATGGGAGAAGGGGACCACGGTGTCGTTCCGCATACCGCTGATCGTGGATGCCACCTCCGAGCGCATCATGCAGGCGGGCATGCTGCTGGATGCCCTGAAGCGTGAGAACTGGCGCAAGGAGGGCGGCGAGAAACCCCTTGCCCTGATCGTCGAGGATTCTCTGCAGGCGGGCGAACTGCTCAAGGTGTACATCGAATCCGCCGGCTACCGTGCGGAGATCGCCAGGAATGGCGCTGATGCCATCGATATGGCGAAACGCCTTCATCCGAACGTCATCACCCTCGACCTGGTGCTTCCGGGGAAGGACGGGTGGACGGTGATGAAGGAGCTGAAAAAGCATCCGCTCTGCAAACATATCCCCGTCATCATCGTATCTATAATAGACGAGAAGAGCCTCGGCTTCAGTCTCGGGGCAGCCGAATACTTCGTCAAACCGGTGAACCGTGAGGAGCTTGTGCAGGCGATGGACCGCGTGCACGTGCTCCCGGGCCGCGATACGAAACGCCCGACCGTGCTCGTCGTTGACGACGACAAATCGGCGGCCGATCTCGTGCAGGTGATCCTGGAGAATGAAGGCTATCGCGTGCTGAAGGCGAATGATGGTGCGGATGGTGTGGCCATGGCGATCCATGAGCGCCCCGATGTGGTGATGCTGGACCTGCTGATGCCGGGGATGTCCGGTTTCGCCGTGGCGCAGCAACTCCGCCAGGTCCCTGCCACGCGCAATATCCCGATCATCGTGCTGACATCGATGGATGTGGATGAGGAGATGCAGCAGCAACTCGGGTCTTCGGTCTCCGGACTGATGAGCAAGGGGGCGTTCACGAAGAAGGACCTGCTGCGCGAGATCACCAACGTTGAGAACGCGAGGTGGCCCTGA
- a CDS encoding metal-sulfur cluster assembly factor — translation MPLLTACFRGEQAVSCIITNGNGEAIVSETINASVNEAQVYDALRQCYDPEIPVNVVELGLIYDVKIIDDWVGVKMTLTTPGCGMSGMIAQDVRNRVLGLPGVKEADVRIVWEPAWTPERMTPEARKKLGLKG, via the coding sequence ATGCCACTGCTCACCGCTTGCTTCCGCGGAGAGCAAGCCGTATCTTGCATCATCACCAATGGAAACGGAGAAGCGATCGTGAGTGAGACCATCAATGCGTCCGTGAACGAAGCACAGGTGTACGATGCGCTCAGGCAGTGCTATGATCCCGAGATCCCGGTGAACGTCGTGGAACTCGGCCTGATCTATGACGTGAAGATCATCGATGACTGGGTGGGGGTGAAGATGACCCTGACGACCCCGGGCTGCGGCATGAGCGGGATGATCGCCCAGGACGTGCGGAACCGGGTGCTCGGACTTCCCGGCGTCAAAGAAGCCGATGTGCGGATCGTGTGGGAACCAGCGTGGACGCCGGAGAGGATGACGCCGGAAGCACGGAAGAAACTGGGACTCAAAGGGTAG
- a CDS encoding phosphoribosylaminoimidazolesuccinocarboxamide synthase, with protein sequence MPAHVITSTAGGPFTPSQQGKVRDIYALGDRLLLCATDRLSAFDVILPDGIPGKGEVLTRISAFWFQKLSHVVPHHLISIEQEDLPEPFRSRPDIFAGRSMLVRASRPLPVECIVRGYLSGSGWSEYKRTGSVCGITLPAGLRESDELPEPIFTPTTKAAIGEHDENITFEQMSDILGAGRAREVRDVSIRLYKEGAAHARTRGIIIADTKFEFGVDEKGGLVWIDEAMTPDSSRFWPVAAYVPGGAQPSFDKQFVRDYLTAIKWDKRPPAPSLPADVIATTARKYGEALALITGSSLQ encoded by the coding sequence ATGCCCGCACACGTCATCACGTCCACCGCCGGGGGGCCATTCACGCCGTCGCAGCAGGGAAAAGTGCGCGACATCTACGCCCTGGGCGACCGCCTGTTGTTGTGCGCGACCGACCGGTTGTCTGCTTTTGATGTCATTCTCCCTGACGGTATTCCCGGCAAGGGAGAAGTGCTGACCCGCATTTCGGCCTTCTGGTTCCAGAAGCTCTCGCATGTCGTCCCGCACCATCTGATCTCGATCGAGCAAGAGGATCTTCCCGAGCCGTTCCGTTCACGTCCGGACATCTTCGCCGGTCGCTCGATGCTGGTGCGCGCCTCGCGGCCGCTGCCGGTCGAGTGCATCGTGCGCGGGTATCTGTCGGGCTCCGGGTGGAGCGAGTACAAGCGGACGGGCAGCGTCTGTGGCATCACGCTTCCCGCGGGGCTCCGCGAATCGGACGAACTTCCCGAGCCGATCTTCACGCCGACCACCAAAGCGGCGATCGGCGAGCACGACGAGAACATCACGTTCGAGCAGATGTCGGACATCCTGGGTGCCGGGCGCGCCCGTGAGGTCCGCGATGTCTCGATCCGCCTGTACAAGGAGGGCGCTGCCCACGCGCGGACGCGCGGCATCATCATCGCCGATACCAAGTTCGAGTTCGGCGTGGATGAGAAGGGCGGGTTGGTCTGGATCGACGAGGCGATGACGCCGGACTCATCGCGGTTCTGGCCTGTTGCGGCATATGTGCCCGGCGGGGCGCAACCGAGTTTCGACAAGCAGTTCGTTCGTGATTACCTTACGGCGATCAAGTGGGACAAGCGGCCTCCGGCACCGTCCCTTCCTGCGGACGTCATCGCGACGACCGCACGGAAGTATGGTGAGGCGCTTGCGCTCATCACCGGCAGTTCTCTCCAATAA
- a CDS encoding tetratricopeptide repeat protein, translated as MAAVIVVVAALIAGCRDDVRWTTTDPSAVAWYEKGVQAWQRFLYPEAFAAIDSALSRDPTFAAAWGRRALLLYSTGDLTTARAAISRAQSFAEHATPRERDIIRLWSFRITDRRQSEADLADSLIARYPDDPELYLIRGQCYEGDRKYEAAVEAYAQSVERDTGFALGVMSLGYAYSTLGEQDRAVEYMQRYIRMAPDQPDPRASYADILVRAGRYEEALEQYRAALAIKPDYWYAVREIGTVYLIKGRLRDAERQFEEAGNMLPPNGATESGMLRVRGVLDIQRGQFGDAVARFRAAQIVDSSFMNQAYQLAFALSRLKRFAEAREVVDSTLAEIERRGLAGTQYMEVFHLIRARVYTEAGALDSAKAACDEALELANPLTRGRVYLHLARVHLAARNWDGAMDAIERALAVNPEAPEVLHTLTMVYAGMGDKAMAGEIGQRLLMIWREADADYRPLLELKRTLRTAGVHVS; from the coding sequence ATGGCGGCGGTGATAGTGGTTGTGGCAGCGCTCATCGCCGGGTGCAGGGATGATGTTCGCTGGACGACGACCGATCCTTCCGCGGTGGCATGGTATGAGAAGGGGGTGCAGGCATGGCAGCGGTTCCTGTACCCTGAGGCATTTGCAGCGATCGACAGTGCCCTGAGCCGCGATCCCACGTTCGCGGCCGCATGGGGACGCAGGGCCCTTCTGCTGTACTCCACCGGCGATCTCACGACGGCGCGTGCGGCCATCAGCCGCGCACAATCCTTCGCCGAGCATGCAACCCCGCGCGAACGCGACATCATCCGGCTCTGGTCCTTCCGGATCACCGACCGCCGACAGTCCGAAGCAGACCTTGCCGATTCCCTCATTGCGCGGTACCCCGATGATCCCGAACTCTATCTCATCCGCGGGCAGTGCTATGAGGGCGACCGCAAGTACGAAGCGGCTGTGGAAGCCTATGCGCAGAGTGTCGAGCGCGACACCGGGTTCGCCCTCGGCGTGATGTCGCTCGGCTACGCCTACTCGACGCTGGGCGAGCAGGACCGTGCGGTGGAGTACATGCAGCGGTACATCCGGATGGCACCGGATCAGCCCGATCCGCGGGCCTCGTATGCCGACATTCTCGTTCGCGCCGGCCGGTACGAAGAAGCGCTGGAGCAGTACCGGGCGGCGCTCGCCATCAAGCCGGACTACTGGTACGCAGTGCGCGAGATCGGGACGGTCTATCTTATCAAGGGCCGGTTGCGCGACGCGGAACGGCAATTCGAAGAAGCCGGGAACATGCTGCCACCCAACGGCGCCACCGAGTCGGGCATGCTCAGGGTTCGCGGTGTGCTCGACATCCAGCGCGGACAGTTCGGCGATGCCGTGGCCCGGTTCCGCGCGGCGCAGATCGTGGATTCATCGTTCATGAACCAGGCGTATCAACTCGCGTTCGCGTTGAGCCGCCTGAAGCGCTTCGCGGAGGCCCGCGAGGTCGTTGACAGCACCCTGGCGGAGATCGAGCGGCGGGGATTGGCAGGGACGCAGTACATGGAGGTGTTTCACCTTATCCGTGCGCGGGTATACACCGAGGCCGGCGCGCTTGATTCCGCGAAGGCGGCGTGCGATGAGGCGTTGGAACTGGCGAACCCTCTGACGCGGGGAAGGGTCTACCTGCATCTGGCACGGGTGCATCTGGCGGCCCGGAACTGGGACGGTGCGATGGATGCCATCGAGCGGGCGCTGGCCGTGAACCCGGAAGCGCCGGAGGTACTGCACACACTGACGATGGTCTACGCGGGGATGGGGGACAAGGCGATGGCGGGGGAGATCGGTCAACGATTGCTGATGATCTGGCGGGAAGCGGACGCGGACTACCGTCCGCTTCTTGAACTGAAGCGTACCCTCAGGACAGCGGGCGTCCACGTCTCCTGA